The DNA region CGGCGGCGTCGCACAGCCCCGCGCGCACAGAGGGCTTGATGCTGAATGCCGGTGCAATCTCGACCACCTTCTGATGACGTCGCTGCACCGAGCAGTCGCGCTCGTGCAGATGCAGAACGTTGCCATCGCGATCGGCGATGATCTGCACCTCGATGTGACGCGCATGCGCGATGTAGCGCTCGAGGAACACGGCGTCATTGCCGAATGCAGCCCCCGCCTCGCGCCGCGCCTCTCGCAGCCGCTCGGGAAGCTCTTCCGGCGTGCGCGCGATGCGCATGCCGCGGCCGCCTCCCCCGAAGGCCGCCTTCACCATGATGGGAAACCCGATCTCCGCCGCCACCGCCATCGCCTCGGCATCATCGGTGACCGGATGCGCGGTGCCCTTGATCACCGGCAGCCCCGCCTTGATGGCCAGGTTGCGCGCCGCGGTCTTGTCACCGAGCAGCTCGAGCAGGTCGGCAGACGGACCGACAAACGTGATGCCCGCGCGCGCGCAGGCTCTCGCAAGCGCGGGGTTCTCCGCCAGGAAGCCGTAGCCGGGATGGATGGCATCGACGCCCTTCTCAGCGGCCATGGCCACGATGCCGTCAACGTCGAGATAGGCCTGCACCGGCCCTTTGCCCTGCCCGACCAGATAGGCCTCGTCGGCTTTGAAGCGGTGGAGGCTGAGACGGTCCTCCTGTGAGAACACGGCGACTGTGCGCAGGCCGAGCTCGTTGGCGGCCCGCAGTATTCGAATGGCGATCTCGCCACGGTTCAGTGCGAGGAGGGTCTTCATGATGGGTCGATCTGCTTTCGGTGTTCTACGGTGCCGGAGACGCCTTCTCGGCATCTACGAACAGAGAGTAGTGATGCCCCCCCGATTCGGCGCTCGCAAACGGACTCACATCATCGATGTCGAGGTCGGTGCAGCGGCTGCGCATGTACTCGCTGCGCGCCACGTTCACGAAGCCCGCCTCCGTCATGAGCGAAGCCAGGGTGGGGTAGTCGTAACCGTACTTGTGCCCCTCGAAGCCCATGTCGAAGCCGTTCGCCCCGGCATACTCGAGGAAGTGCTCGAGGTGCGTCTTGCAGACCTCGGCCCACGGCCAGACGCGCTTGCGCGCCTCGAAGAAGGCGTCGTCGCCACGCGCCCAGGCTTCCATGCAGGCGCCGATGTCCGGCACAACGACGCGCACGTGTCCCCCGGGCTCGAGAACGCGGTGCATCTCCTGCAGCAGCGGCAGCGCCTCGAAGCGGAAGAAGAAGTGCTCGAGAACGTGCGAGGCGTAGACGCAGCACGCCGATTCGTCGGCAAACGGCAGCCCCCAGCGTGCGTTCACCGCAAGCTGGCCTGGGTGGAAGTCGAGATTCACCCAACCGGGGATCTCGTGGGTTCCTCCGCCGAGCTGGACCTTCAGGCCACGAGAACGCGCATCGATGCCCAGCTGGGTGAGCTGCGCGCGAACATATGGCGCGGCCGCCTTTCGCAGGGCGCCGTAGGTGTCATCGAGCAGGCGGGCGGCGGCCGTGAGGTTGCGGCGCACATCGACATCCTTCACCAGGGTGTGATGCGGACCGAATGCGCGCAGATCTCCATCGAGCTCTCGCACCAGGCGCGCGATGAGCTGCAAGGCCGACCTGGGGGTGAGGTCATCTTCCGATTCGGTCATTGACGTGTCTCCTGTGACGCAGCATGCATGAGCAGCCCCTCATCGCAGAGGTGCTGCAACAGGCGCAGCCGATTGCCGAGATCGAGGCTCCCTGGGAGCTCGGCCGCACGAAACGGCTCAGACCGCTCGAGCACGAAGCCGATCACGTCAGATACCTCTGAAGGAAAGGGAAGGCACTTGCCCTGGAACGACACCTCAATCCCGTCGTCGCGCATCCGCGCGACCGCCACCACGAGCGGATTGCGCACCATCGATGCGTCTGCCGTCACCGGAGGAGAATCGCCCGGGAATCGCGGAGCCACGGCAGGGCGGGCCAGCGCGAATCGCTCGTGCGCCGACTCGAATGCGCGCCCCCTCATCTCATCGAGCACGACGCGCATGAGCACATCGGCCTGCGCAGACGCAGTCTCGTGCGAAGCGCCCGTGGGCCCCATGCGAAAGGTCTCACGAAAGCGCGCATCTCGCAGCGAGACATCTTGAAGCGCCATGGCGAACAGATCGCGCCAGGTGAAGCTGATGAGACCGAGGGAGATGTGCAGCGAAGCCTCTCCCTCGACGGCGCGTCCCTCGTGGATCCAGCCGCGGGGGAGATAGAGCAGATCGCCCGGCGCAAGCACCACATCGAGGTGGGGCGAGGCCCCCGTGATGTCGACGCCGCGAAGCATCTCGGTGAAAGGCAGCACCACGGACGGCGCATACACACGCCACGCCTTGCGCCCCGAGATCTGCAAGATGAAGACCTCGTGCACGTCGAAGTGCGCGCCGAACCCCTGATTCCCCGATGGGGTGAAATAGGCGTTGGCCTGGAAGGGCTGACAGAAGAACACCTCGAGGCCCCGGCAGAGACGCGCGATGGCGGGAATGGCGAGGTGAAGCTGGTTGGCCACAATCGTCGCGCCGTTGCGAAAGGCGTCGAGGGCGCGCTGCACCGTCGTGGGGCAGACCTTAGCGTCATCGAGCACGCTGGTGAGGCGCATCAGCTCCGGATCGGTTGTGGTGAGCGCCTCGACGAACTGCGCGCGGGTGATGATGTCATCATACCACGATGCATCGTTTCGCGGCACGTGCAGCGGCGCGCGCTCGAAGTGCTCGTCGATGAAGCGGGCGCACGAGACCGGCAAGAGAAGACGAGCAGCCACCCCGCTGTCGTCACGTGCTGAAGGCGTTCTCACGGCTCGGATCTGCGCTTGCCCTTGTTCGATCTCACGCTCAGCGACGAGGCGCCGCGCTCAGGCGATCAAGGGCGCGCTGGGCAGCGGCCTTCTCGGCGTCAGATGCGCCCGACCCCAGAACGCCCTCGAGCCGAGCGCGCTCCGACGCGGCGAGGGCGGGCAGCTGCTCTTCCGGCGCGGCGAAGGCGGGGTAGGTGGGCGGCAGGCCATACGCATCGAGCAGCGCCACCCGCGTCTCGATCTGCTCTCGGCTCAAGCCGAGATCGGTTCCGAACTTCGTCACGTAGTAGAGATCACGCGCGGGGTCCATCTGCAGCATGGTGGGGCGCACATAGTGCACCTCCCCGGGAAAGGTGGTGAGGTCCCAGAACGCAAGGGTGCGATCGGCCGAGCCTTCCCGCGTGGCGTAATCGCGAACGATGCGACGCAG from Pseudomonadota bacterium includes:
- a CDS encoding methyltransferase domain-containing protein, encoding MTESEDDLTPRSALQLIARLVRELDGDLRAFGPHHTLVKDVDVRRNLTAAARLLDDTYGALRKAAAPYVRAQLTQLGIDARSRGLKVQLGGGTHEIPGWVNLDFHPGQLAVNARWGLPFADESACCVYASHVLEHFFFRFEALPLLQEMHRVLEPGGHVRVVVPDIGACMEAWARGDDAFFEARKRVWPWAEVCKTHLEHFLEYAGANGFDMGFEGHKYGYDYPTLASLMTEAGFVNVARSEYMRSRCTDLDIDDVSPFASAESGGHHYSLFVDAEKASPAP